In a genomic window of Candidatus Methylomirabilota bacterium:
- a CDS encoding type II toxin-antitoxin system VapC family toxin, whose translation METRAALARRRHAGGLTPAEHRRVLEDLEGHWGRYARLELAEDMLIDAARLAEVHRLRAYDAVHLASAVILARRPGGETLFVSWDDQLDAAAAREGLRLVRRRRR comes from the coding sequence GTGGAAACACGCGCGGCGCTCGCCCGGCGGCGCCATGCGGGGGGGCTCACACCGGCCGAGCACCGGCGGGTGCTCGAGGACCTGGAAGGGCACTGGGGGCGGTACGCGCGGCTCGAGCTCGCCGAAGATATGTTGATCGATGCGGCGCGCTTGGCTGAGGTCCACCGGCTCCGAGCCTACGACGCCGTCCACCTCGCTTCGGCGGTGATTTTGGCGAGGCGTCCCGGAGGGGAGACGCTGTTCGTGTCGTGGGACGATCAGCTCGACGCCGCGGCGGCGCGCGAAGGACTGCGGCTGGTTCGTCGCAGGCGACGTTAA